One part of the Glycine soja cultivar W05 chromosome 11, ASM419377v2, whole genome shotgun sequence genome encodes these proteins:
- the LOC114375334 gene encoding uncharacterized protein LOC114375334 → MEGGLKGSSLQDMKLLFVEMGVGYDLHGQDITAAAMRACRDAISANSIPAFRKGSIPGVTSDHMKLHVKLGVPHPLQQNLNKDKIKSVFPYGQIMNFEVVDGGLVCSTEEMAEKNDDCYIVNAAVYVGY, encoded by the exons ATGGAAGGTGGACTAAAGGGAAGCTCATTACAAGATATGAagcttttgtttgttgaaatgggTGTTGGCTATGACCTTCATGG TCAGGACATAACAGCTGCCGCAATGAGAGCATGCAGAGATGCAATTTCTGCCAATTCAATTCCAGCTTTCCGTAAAG GTAGCATCCCTGGTGTTACATCTGATCACATGAAATTACATGTCAAACTGGGGGTGCCTCATCCTCTGCAACAAAACTTGAACAAGGATAAAATTAAGTCTGTGTTTCCATA CGGACAAATCATGAACTTTGAAGTAGTGGATGGTGGACTTGTGTGCTCAACTGAAGAAATGGCCGAAAAGAACGATGACTGCTACATTGTTAATGCTGCTGTATATGTTGGCTACTAG
- the LOC114374350 gene encoding uncharacterized protein LOC114374350, producing the protein MTECYSLLNLRFPSFPVIDFGAKIFPKRFPKSISFSHPSSKFQLCGISRAMEVVEGSEESKGSSSPLMKLLFVEMGVGYDQHGQDITVAAMRACRDAISSNSIPAFRRGSIPGVSFDQMKLQIKLGVPHSLQNSLDIEKVKSVFPYGEILNVEVVDGGLICSSGVLVEEMGDKNDDCYIVNAAVYVGY; encoded by the exons ATGACCGAATGCTATTCACTTCTAAATCTTCGATTTCCATCGTTTCCCGTCATTGATTTCGGCGCAAAAATCTTCCCCAAACGTTTCCCCAAATCCATTTCATTCTCACACCCTTCATCGAAGTTTCAACTTTGTGGAATTTCCCGAGCTATGGAAGTGGTCGAAGGAAGTGAAGAGAGTAAAGGGTCGTCATCCCCTCTAATGAAGCTCTTGTTCGTGGAAATGGGTGTCGGCTACGATCAACATGG ACAGGACATAACGGTTGCAGCAATGAGGGCTTGCAGGGATGCAATCTCTTCTAATTCAATCCCTGCTTTCCGCAGAG GTTCCATTCCTGGTGTCAGTTTTGATCAGATGAAATTGCAGATTAAACTAGGGGTTCCTCATTCCCTCCAGAATTCCTTGGATATTGAGAAAGTGAAGTCAGTATTTCCCTA TGGAGAAATTTTGAATGTTGAAGTTGTGGATGGTGGTTTGATATGCTCAAGTGGGGTACTTGTAGAAGAGATGGGTGACAAGAATGATGATTGTTACATTGTGAATGCTGCTGTTTATGTGGGCTATTAA
- the LOC114377107 gene encoding protein CHUP1, chloroplastic-like has product MVAGKVRVAMGFQKSPAAPHTTPPPQKKQPPPASPSTTAKSSSHKSSFSRSFGAYFPRSSAQVQPRPPDVAELLRLVEDLRESESRLKTELLEHKLLKESIAIVPVLENEITARESEIERSRRRAEEAESENERLRKELQELKVKAEEEKNENERKIKALEEDIIEFKKTASFIGSNSSSNRTEALESHEQEEATQKLVEVSFRSNLMRSLKKTASDLGSGNLKREVSEISERPLHSRCNSEELVDCSDSVLSGSVRSRAPRVPNPPPKPSTSSPSSGSSGETERRIPPPPPPPPMKALPPPPPPPPKKLVSKAAAAPPPPPPPLPKAGREVPAKVRRVPEVVEFYHSLMRRDSHSRRDSASAAEVLATANARDMIGEIENRSTHLLAIKTDVETQGDFIRYLIKEVESAAFTDIEDVVPFVKWLDDELSYLVDERAVLKHFDWPEQKADALREAAFGYCDLKKLVSEASSFRDDPRQLCGPALKKMQTLLEKLEHGIYNISRMRESATKRYKVFQIPVDWMLDSGYVSQIKLASVKLAMKYMKRVSAELETGGGGPEEEELIVQGVRFAFRVHQFAGGFDVETMRAFQELRDKARSCHVQCHSQQQKLFCRSATC; this is encoded by the exons atggTTGCCGGTAAGGTAAGAGTAGCAATGGGGTTTCAGAAGTCGCCGGCGGCGCCGCACACTACTCCTCCGCCGCAGAAGAAGCAGCCTCCTCCTGCTTCTCCGTCCACCACCGCGAAGTCTTCTTCTCACAAGTCCTCTTTCTCTCGCTCGTTCGGCGCTTACTTCCCGCGCTCCTCCGCTCAGGTGCAGCCGCGGCCGCCGGACGTGGCAGAGCTCCTCCGGCTGGTGGAGGATCTCCGGGAGAGCGAGTCGCGCCTGAAGACGGAGCTGCTGGAGCACAAGCTGCTGAAGGAGTCCATCGCCATTGTTCCCGTTCTGGAGAACGAGATCACAGCGAGGGAAAGTGAAATCGAAAGGAGCAGAAGAAGAGCGGAAGAAGCGGAATCGGAGAACGAGAGGTTGAGAAAGGAATTGCAGGAACTGAAGGTGAAAgcggaagaagagaaaaatgagaacGAGAGAAAAATCAAAGCGCTGGAAGAGGACATAATAGAGTTCAAGAAAACGGCGTCGTTTATTGGTAGTAACAGTAGCAGCAACAGAACAGAGGCATTGGAGAGTCACGAGCAAGAAGAAGCTACACAGAAGCTTGTGGAGGTTTCGTTTAGGTCGAATCTGATGAGGAGTTTGAAGAAAACCGCGTCGGATCTCGGAAGCGGGAATTTGAAAAGAGAGGTTTCAGAAATTTCTGAAAGGCCACTGCACTCGCGGTGTAACTCCGAGGAACTCGTTGATTGCTCTGACTCGGTTCTGTCTGGTTCGGTTAGGTCACGCGCGCCACGTGTTCCGAATCCTCCACCGAAACCTTCGACTTCTTCGCCGTCGAGTGGTTCCTCCGGCGAAACAGAGCGTAGGATTCCGCCGCCGCCTCCTCCTCCGCCGATGAAGGCCTTACCGCCTCCGCCACCGCCACCTCCGAAGAAGCTTGTGTCGAAGGCGGCGGCGGCGCCTCCTCCTCCACCGCCTCCGCTGCCGAAGGCCGGTAGAGAAGTTCCGGCGAAGGTGCGGAGAGTGCCAGAGGTGGTGGAGTTTTACCACTCGCTGATGCGGAGGGACTCGCATTCGCGGCGGGACTCTGCCTCCGCCGCGGAGGTGCTGGCGACGGCGAACGCTCGTGACATGATCGGCGAGATCGAGAACCGTTCGACTCACTTGTTGGCG ATAAAAACAGATGTAGAAACACAAGGAGACTTTATTAGATACCTGATCAAAGAGGTGGAGAGTGCAGCATTCACGGACATTGAAGATGTGGTACCTTTTGTCAAATGGCTTGACGACGAACTCTCTTATTTG GTGGATGAAAGGGCAGTACTGAAACACTTCGATTGGCCAGAGCAGAAGGCTGATGCTTTGCGTGAAGCTGCGTTTGGTTATTGTGATCTGAAGAAGTTGGTATCTGAGGCTTCGTCTTTCAGGGATGATCCTCGGCAGCTGTGTGGTCCTGCTCTTAAGAAGATGCAGACTCTCTTAGAAAA ATTAGAACATGGGATTTACAATATCTCAAGAATGAGAGAATCGGCAACAAAGAGATACAAAGTGTTCCAAATTCCTGTGGATTGGATGCTTGATAGTGGTTATGTCAGCCAG ATCAAGCTGGCATCTGTAAAATTGGCCATGAAGTATATGAAGAGAGTCTCTGCTGAGCTTGAAACAGGTGGTGGTGGGCCTGAAGAAGAAGAGCTTATTGTCCAAGGAGTTAGATTTGCATTCCGAGTACATcag TTTGCTGGAGGTTTTGATGTGGAGACAATGAGGGCGTTTCAAGAGTTGAGAGATAAAGCGAGGTCGTGCCATGTTCAATGTCACAGCCAGCAACAGAAATTATTTTGCAGGTCTGCCACATGCTAA